A genomic segment from Actinomadura hallensis encodes:
- a CDS encoding glycosyltransferase family 4 protein — translation MTEPLRIIYVIHNAYGVGGTVRTIINQANAMAARGHDVDVVSMWRARDSTFFPLHERVRLVPLVDARSPARKTPPGTDREDASWHSLFPAKLSATEDNRLKVNALIGHLRGIKEGVLVCTRPTISLIVERFSDPRTIRVAQEHAHLGIHKPEWRAALEEAYKSFDALVTLTEQDKRSYAEAFPGIPRIERIPNPLTSLDVPVSDLTGKIVMSAGRLVRTKAFHDLIRAFGAVVERHPDWTLRIYGEGPEEPRLRRLIMRSHLYNHVFLMGVHDRLSEQFAKGSLLAMSSRSEGFGMVLLEAMNSGLPVVSYDCPVGPREIITPERDGLLVPMGDTDSLAAAIRRLIENEELRRTLGAAARKTAANYDPDVITRTWERLFAELVAGRN, via the coding sequence ATGACCGAACCGCTGCGGATCATCTATGTGATCCACAACGCCTACGGGGTCGGCGGCACGGTGCGCACGATCATCAACCAGGCCAACGCCATGGCGGCCCGCGGCCACGACGTCGACGTCGTCAGCATGTGGCGCGCGCGGGACTCCACATTCTTCCCCCTGCACGAGCGCGTACGGCTCGTTCCGCTCGTGGACGCGCGGAGTCCCGCGCGGAAGACGCCCCCCGGCACGGACCGGGAGGACGCGTCGTGGCATTCCCTCTTCCCCGCGAAGCTGTCCGCGACCGAGGACAACCGCCTGAAGGTGAACGCCCTCATCGGCCATCTGCGCGGAATCAAGGAAGGCGTCCTGGTCTGCACCAGGCCCACCATTTCCCTCATCGTCGAGCGCTTCAGCGACCCGCGCACGATCAGGGTCGCCCAGGAGCACGCGCACCTCGGCATCCACAAACCCGAGTGGCGCGCGGCCCTCGAGGAGGCCTACAAATCCTTCGACGCCCTGGTCACGCTGACCGAGCAGGATAAGCGTTCCTACGCCGAGGCCTTTCCCGGCATCCCCAGGATCGAGCGGATCCCCAACCCGCTCACCTCGCTGGACGTGCCGGTCTCCGACCTGACCGGCAAGATCGTGATGTCGGCCGGACGGCTGGTCCGGACGAAGGCCTTCCACGATCTGATCAGGGCCTTCGGCGCGGTCGTGGAGCGGCACCCCGACTGGACGCTGCGCATCTACGGCGAGGGCCCGGAGGAACCGCGGCTCCGGCGCCTGATCATGCGCAGTCACCTGTACAACCACGTGTTCCTGATGGGCGTCCACGACCGGCTGAGCGAACAGTTCGCCAAGGGCTCGCTCCTGGCGATGAGTTCCCGGTCCGAGGGCTTCGGGATGGTCCTGCTGGAAGCGATGAACAGCGGACTCCCCGTCGTCAGCTACGACTGCCCGGTCGGGCCCCGGGAGATCATCACTCCGGAACGGGACGGGCTGCTCGTGCCGATGGGGGACACCGACTCCCTGGCGGCGGCCATCCGCCGGCTGATCGAGAACGAGGAACTGCGGCGCACCCTCGGCGCGGCCGCCCGCAAAACGGCGGCGAATTACGATCCGGACGTGATCACGAGAACCTGGGAGCGGCTCTTCGCGGAACTCGTCGCCGGGCGGAACTGA
- a CDS encoding glycosyltransferase family 2 protein, whose amino-acid sequence MRQRAKVTVVVPVYNCRPSLERAFTSLFEQSMDPAEIEIIAVDDGSTDGSGEALDQYAAGRPGFTVVHQQNSGGPGAPRNRGIELATGEYVFFLDADDYLAPEALERMCALADENGTDVVVGQSVGVNRRPPVFPQDMPRTTVAESPVVYNTLSPLKLFRRSFLERHELRFLEGISSHEDQMFTARAYFEADGISILASYDCYYWVDREDGTSAMQSGGAPAEQYFPVIADVMSFLAGRVEPGPLRDRLMRRHFRYEIFGRFGPRYPRLAEEEKTLTRIWARKLIEAWYTPGVDALFGPRGRVIAYCLRHDRDDVLEELARTRGRDVQPPTVVDEGRAYMVLPGWRDPAAGIPDACYEITDRIGVQAEVTALSWDRTRLCVEGRAAIAGVGTEEQERILVLRGPDGREHRARAHLLPEGGDGAFTAEVGLGTDATFAPGVWRVHVEVRVDGLVKTRRLSVPESVRLPEPRLCAAGRVVTPRVNAKNPKRRHLELRIAAGRLGELLTVDEAAWTGGGRLQVRARVPSLLPAGHPVPAAAELAPRTDGETRRGTAECRVLPDRLALSAEFDLDGCPSGRWDPSLEITVDGVSLRGRVPFPGGRPPGPMRRGLRERVPYRTGRGALSVRVTGTRAVRRVQGLLRRLRLLRRR is encoded by the coding sequence ATGAGGCAGCGCGCGAAGGTGACCGTTGTCGTGCCGGTGTACAACTGCCGGCCATCGCTGGAGCGGGCGTTCACGTCGTTGTTCGAGCAGTCGATGGATCCCGCGGAGATAGAGATCATCGCGGTCGACGACGGCTCCACCGACGGCAGCGGTGAGGCATTGGATCAGTACGCGGCCGGGCGTCCCGGTTTCACCGTCGTGCACCAGCAGAACTCCGGCGGGCCCGGTGCGCCGCGCAACCGGGGAATCGAACTGGCCACCGGCGAGTACGTCTTCTTCCTGGACGCGGACGATTATCTGGCCCCCGAGGCGCTGGAGCGCATGTGCGCGCTCGCCGACGAGAACGGCACCGACGTGGTGGTCGGGCAAAGCGTGGGCGTCAATCGCAGGCCGCCGGTGTTCCCGCAGGACATGCCGCGTACGACCGTGGCCGAAAGTCCCGTCGTCTACAACACGCTCTCGCCGCTCAAACTGTTCCGCCGCTCGTTTCTGGAACGTCACGAGCTGCGTTTCCTGGAGGGCATCTCCTCGCACGAGGACCAGATGTTCACGGCCCGCGCCTACTTCGAGGCCGATGGCATCTCCATCCTGGCGAGTTACGACTGCTACTACTGGGTCGACCGCGAGGACGGCACGAGCGCCATGCAGAGCGGCGGCGCCCCCGCCGAGCAGTACTTCCCCGTGATCGCGGACGTGATGAGCTTCCTCGCGGGACGGGTCGAGCCCGGCCCGCTCCGCGACCGGCTGATGCGGCGGCACTTCCGGTACGAGATCTTCGGCCGCTTCGGCCCGCGCTACCCGCGGCTCGCGGAGGAGGAGAAGACGCTCACCCGCATATGGGCGCGCAAGCTCATCGAAGCGTGGTACACGCCGGGTGTGGACGCGCTCTTCGGTCCCCGCGGCCGTGTCATCGCCTACTGCCTGCGCCACGATCGGGACGACGTGCTCGAAGAGCTCGCGCGCACCCGCGGGCGGGACGTCCAGCCGCCCACGGTGGTCGACGAAGGCCGCGCGTACATGGTCCTCCCGGGGTGGCGCGACCCGGCCGCGGGCATCCCGGACGCCTGCTACGAGATCACCGACCGGATCGGGGTCCAGGCCGAGGTCACCGCGCTGAGCTGGGATCGGACCCGGCTGTGCGTCGAGGGGCGCGCCGCCATCGCCGGGGTCGGGACCGAGGAGCAGGAGCGGATCCTGGTTCTGCGCGGCCCGGACGGGAGAGAGCACCGGGCGCGGGCCCATCTCCTTCCCGAGGGCGGGGACGGCGCGTTCACGGCCGAGGTGGGGCTCGGCACCGACGCGACGTTCGCGCCGGGCGTGTGGCGGGTGCACGTCGAGGTGCGCGTGGACGGGCTCGTCAAGACCCGCAGGCTGAGCGTCCCGGAGTCCGTTCGGCTGCCGGAGCCGCGGCTCTGCGCGGCGGGACGCGTCGTCACACCGCGGGTGAACGCGAAGAACCCGAAACGCCGGCACCTGGAGCTGCGGATCGCCGCCGGAAGGCTGGGCGAGCTGCTGACGGTCGACGAGGCCGCCTGGACAGGGGGCGGCAGGCTGCAGGTCCGTGCCCGGGTGCCGAGCCTGCTTCCCGCCGGGCATCCCGTTCCGGCCGCGGCCGAGCTGGCTCCGCGCACGGACGGGGAGACGCGGCGCGGGACGGCCGAGTGCCGTGTCCTGCCGGACCGGCTGGCGCTGAGCGCCGAGTTCGACCTCGACGGCTGCCCCAGCGGTCGCTGGGACCCGTCGCTTGAGATCACTGTCGACGGGGTGTCGCTGCGCGGGCGGGTCCCGTTCCCCGGCGGGCGGCCGCCGGGTCCCATGCGCCGCGGCCTGCGGGAGAGGGTCCCCTACCGGACCGGCCGGGGCGCCCTTTCGGTGCGGGTCACCGGAACACGGGCGGTCCGCCGGGTGCAGGGCCTGCTGCGCCGGTTGCGCCTGCTGCGCCGGCGCTGA